CCACACTGCCCAAGCCCCTGGTGCTTGCTTTAGGTGAGTAAAGACTTGCAGGTGAGCCTGAGGGGATGGGGGTGAAGCAACAAAAGACCCCCTAGCAGGAGAAGTGGCCAGCACCTAAATCGCTGGGTATGTGGCAATAGTCACAAAAGCAAGGGTCCATAGTGGGAGAAGGGCCAAGAAGGACAGCTGTGCCAGCATAAGGGGCAGGAAGGCCACTCTTCAGCTTTAGATTAATGAGGTCTTGCCTTTGCCCCAAGCTTGGGCCTCAGCACTGGAAGCAGAGGTGTTAGCTCCAGGGACTTGCTTACCAACTTCCTTGGCTTCTCAAATGGCAAAACAAATGCTGGAAGAGATGGTAAACCAAATCTTGGCCAAGCTGTCCCTTCTTTAAGCCTGTTATTTCTCCAAGTCCATTCTGCTCAAGAATGGCCATTTCCTCAAAGCCCCCATCAACCTTGAGAGGCTACAATGGGAAGGGGAGTTGGGAAGGCTCACGGTCACTGGACAGCCCAGTGATGCAGCTCCCAGGGTGAAGCTCTGTGGAAAGCACATTACAGACAAGATTTAGAAGCTCCTAGGACTTAAGACCATAGAGGATAGGATGTATATTGGGCCAGAGAATCACAGTTCAGGGCTGAACCATGGAGTCCTAGCTCTCTGATTTATCTTCTTAGAGCACAGAAGCATGTAGTGAGAGACCCACGGAGGATTCCAGATAGCAGGCAGACATGGATGGTGGCAGAGAAGAGCTAATGGATGATAAGAGCATCCATGGCAGCTGTTCCTGATTTAAGGAGGAGTTTCTAGAGTCACTTGGGTTTGGAGTGACCCAGAACAAGGGAGTAAAAGATCTGGTGAGCTATTTTTTTTCATAGGCTTAGGCAGTCTGACCTGTCCAAGGACAGTATTGGTAAACCGACTACATTTCAGAGAGTCCAAGACAAGCTGTATGTCAAGGCATTGCTTGGTTCCTGTGGCTATAGCTCCACTAATGTGTCCCAGCTCCCTACTTTTCACCTGTCCCCCCCAAACTGCCCATCAGTTTCCTGTGTTATTCTGGACGTTCGTTCAGGTCACAGAACAGAAAGTCAGGATTCAGGGCTATTTCACCCAATATGGTGGATCTTTAAGACCCTCTGGTCAGCAGGGCAGGGCTAACTAAGGCTTTGGGACAAAGGGCTCTTGTCTATGATCTAGGAAGAAAGGGGAGTGTTCAGAGCTCAGAGTGGGAGTGAGCGCCCCAGCCAGTGGACACAAGGACTTCCCCTTCACAAAGTGCTCCGTCTGCTCTCCCCTAGATCCCCAAGGTCCCTGGCACACCCAAAAGGCAACACCAACCTCAGCCCTCACATTTATGTAACCATTTTGGAAGGAGGAGAGCACAAAAAGTGTGGCTGTTGACCCTGGGCCTCTCCTAAAGAGACATCCTTTGTTCAGGCTGCCCTATGGGGCCACAGGGCCTGGTTTTGACCCTTGGCTCACATCTCGGGAGTTCTGGACCCAGTTTCTCAAGAGGTCAGAGAAAGGAGCATGCTTGGCACTAGCTCAGCCCTGTGGATCCCACTGTGCTGCAGCTGCAAGAGAGGGGCACCTAACAAGGATTGCATCCATGTGAGATGTTTCTCACTGAGACATCACATGAGGCTGCTGGGTCAGGGAGGGAGGTCCAGAGCTTAAGGTAGGATCCTGAAGTGCTGCCGACTCTCAGCTCAACAAACACTTAATGCTTACTGCGTATGAGGGCCAAAACACAACTGttcctgccctccagaatgtATGGTCCCCTGTGGGATAACACACTGACAGTGGAATAAATGCAGTGTAACCTGAGGAGGGATAAAACACTCATCACAGGTGGGATCTTCTGCAAGGTACTCTGAGACAGCCAGGAGTTTGTGGTGTTTATACAGGAGAGGCCAAAAGGCGTTCAGGTCCCATGTCGCTGCCCCAGGCCTAGGGAGCTATCTTCATGATCTCAAAGCCCAAAGACCCAAAGCCAACAAAATGGGTGAGGCCTTTCCCAGAACTCTCTGCCAGGTCTGCTTCTAATTCTACCCTCAGAAATGAAATGGAAGACATGGTGGGGTAGAGGGAGAGTGGGGCCAGTAGGGACATTCGGACAGCTAGAACTCTCTTCCTGTCATCTTCTTTGAATAGCAACGTGGTTACCCCCACCTAGGGGAAAAAATTTGGATAGAAAGTGTAGGAGGAGGGAAAAATCAGCTTTCCATCTCCCAACCCCACCCCCATAAACTAGCCGGCCTCTAGGTGAGAGGCCTGGCAGCCACATACTAGTGGGTTCAATAGCTTCCATCCCAGGCAGGTTGCTGACTTAACAAGTGGAAAAACACCAATCCCAATAGTTTCCATGTGAAGTCTTCCCAGCTGCGGTCTTTCCTCGTGctcttggggagggaggggagcagagaaGAAGTAAATTGGATAGGCAGCTGCTGGCCGTCACATTTTTTCCCCTACTAGCACGTCTGGCTTCCCCTTGTCTCCCAAGTTCAGCTTGCTACTCACACGGGTAAGTGAGTGCATCAATTCAGACTAGACAATCCCAGCATTACAAGGGGCTCTCCTGAAAGACAGAGGCCCTCTCTCTGCTGGAGTTTTGCAATAACAATGAATAAGGAGGTCATTTGTGGAATGACTCTTCTTGGGCTGAGAGTTTAAActtatgttgtgtgtgtgtgagaagcCAGAGGAGGTAagaattggggtggggggtgagtgACACAAGGGGAGGTCAAAACGAGGTGTTCCCAAAAGGGATGCtggtgataatacatgtataacgcaGATCAAATCGCCTGCCAGCaccaagagagggaagggaaggaaataaattcaaccctataacttaggaaaacttgggtggaaatttgttattatatgtaattagtaaaaaaataaaaatatataaagccaAAAGGTATACTGGGAGCCCTTTGCCTTGGTGGCTACTTCTACAAGACCTTAGCTCCAGGAAACTAGCCGTATAAGCAATGGAAAGATTCAGGTTAAAGAACAGGAAAAAGTGAGGACTGGCCAGAATGGTTGGCTGAGGATGGCCCTCAGAACGGATCTCTACTGTCTAGGATGGAGCAGGATGTGTGAAGCTTGCCCCAAAGGATGGGAATCATCCCTAGAATTTCCTTTTAGCTTATGGGTTTAAAAATCTCACAagttcttgttctctctctccctccctcttctttctctctccctcttctaggGCCAAACCATGACTGCCAGGTTCATGAAGATACTGCTGCCACTGCTGCTGGGATTGCTCTGCCAAGAGCCACAGGTGCAAGGATGCCCAGCAGGCTGCCAATGCAACCAGCCACAGACTGTCTTTTGCATAGCCCGCAAGGGCACTACGGTCCCTAGCGATGTGCCCCCAGACACAGCTGACCTGTATGTCTTTGAGAATGGTATCACCACCCTGGACTCGGGAAGCTTTGTGGGCCTCCCTGCCCTGCAGCTCCTTGACCTATCGCAGAACCAAATCACTACCCTCCACGGGGGAGTCTTTCAGCCTCTAGCCAACCTCAGCAACTTGGACCTGTCTTCCAATCAGCTGCAGGAGATCACCAACGAGACGTTCCGGGGCCTTCGCCTGCTTGAGCGCCTCTACCTGTCCCACAACCGCATCCACCACATCCAGGTGGACGCCTTCGACACTCTCGAGAGCCTTCTAGAGCTGAAGCTGGAAGACAACCAGCTTCAGGCGCTGCCCCCGTTGCACCTGCCTCGCCTGCTACTGCTGGATCTCAGTCACAACCGTATCCCGGCCCTGGAGGCAGGCACCTTTGGGATGAGCAACATAGAATCGTTAAAGCTGGCCGGGCTGGGGCTGCGTCAGCTAGATGAACAACTGTTCTTGGGCCTGAGGAACCTGCACGAGCTCGATATCTCCGAGAACCAGCTGGAAGGGGCCCCCGATGTGCTTCGGGGCCTCCGAGGCCTCACCCGCCTCAACCTCGCCGGGAATGCTCGTATCACCCAGCTGCTGCCCGAAGACCTCCAGGGCCTGGCCAACCTGCAGGTGCTTGACCTCAGCAACCTGAGCCTGCAGGGCCTCCCTCGGGACTTCTTCAGCCGGTTTCCCCGGCTCCGAGAGGTCACAGCCGCCCGAAATCCCTTCAACTGTGTGTGCCAGCTGAGCTGGTTTGGGCAGTGGGCCCGAGAGAGCCGGGTGATGCTATGGAGCTCCGACGAGACCAGGTGCCATTTCCCACCCAAGAACGCGGGGAAGCTCCTCCAGCACCTCGACTACGCAGACTTTGGCTGCCCCGCCACCACGACCACCGCCACCACGGCCCGGCCCTCCACTCCCTGGCCGACTCTGCCACTCACCAGCCTCTCCCCGGCAGAGCCCAGCACCCAGGCGCCCACCACGGCCCCCTCCAGCGGAGAGGGCCCCGGCCCGCTCTCTGCCACGGCCCCCACCGGCAGCACCGGCCCACAGCTCAAGGACTGCCTCGCCTACACCTGTCTCAACGGCGGCACCTGTCGGCTGGGCGCCTGGCATCGCCTCGAGTGCTTGTGCCCGGAGGGTTTCTTGGGTCTGCATTGTGAGGTGAAGGCCAAGCGGCCCACCCTGCCACCGCCACCCACCAGGCTGCCCGCTCGGGTGTCGCGGCTCAGTATCGAGCAAGTGAGCGCCACCTCCTTGAGGGTGAAGCTCAAGAATTACACTCAGACCAAGGCCCAGCTCAAGGGCATTCGCCTGACCTACCGAAACCTCTCGGGCCCCGACAAGAGGCCGGTGACCCTCAGCCTCCCCGCCACGCTGTCCGATTACACCGTCACACAACTTCGGCCCAACGCCACCTACTCCATCTGCATTGGGCCCCTTGGAGGGGCTCGGGGCCCCGACGCCGAGGAGGCCTGTGGAGAGGCCCGCACCGCCCCCTCGGTTCGCTACAACCATGCCCCTGTCACACAGACCAAGGAGGGCAACCTACCGCTCATGATAGTGCCCGCGCTGGCTGCCCTCCTCCTAGGGGTGCTGGCTGCGGCGGGAGCCATGTACTGCCTACGCCGAAGGGGCGCCCGGGACAAAGGGCGAGGGCAGCTGGGGGCAGAGACCGGGCCGATGGAACTGGGGGGGGTGAAGGCCCCACTGGAGGACACAGGCCCCAAGCTGCCGGAAGGTGTTGGGGCACCATCGGGCGGCTCTGAGTGTGAAGTGCCACTCATGCACTACGCTGCTGGGAACAACAACAGAGCCCCGGCTCCCAAGCCCTCCTACTTCTGAGTCCTCCCGAGGCCTCGCGGAACCATTCGGTTTGGTTTCATTCTCCCCACCATGAAGGTTCTAAGGGCAGTGTGGCAAGCGACCGTAGGTAGAGAGAAGGGCCCGGGAGCTCCTGGGTGTTAGTCCTGGCCCTGCCACTCACTGTGACTCTAGAAAGTcactctctctgggcctcagtttcctcatctgtaaaatgagggggttggacttgatgatctTCAAGATTGCTTCCAACTCTTAAGATTCTAGGATCTCACCTCCCTTCCCCAACAGCGTGCAATCTCCTGGAGCCACACAGCCTCACGACCCTCTGCTCGCTCCCATGTCTGGAGGCCCCCCAGGGTAGGGAGAGCCCATGGAGGGGGGCGGGGCCCTGTGTGCTGGTAACACAGGCGTGAGCTTCTCAGGGGGCAACTCCTACCCACTCCCTTCCCTGAGGGATCTTGGGGAGAGAAGAGGTTAC
The window above is part of the Monodelphis domestica isolate mMonDom1 chromosome 7, mMonDom1.pri, whole genome shotgun sequence genome. Proteins encoded here:
- the VASN gene encoding vasorin; translation: MTARFMKILLPLLLGLLCQEPQVQGCPAGCQCNQPQTVFCIARKGTTVPSDVPPDTADLYVFENGITTLDSGSFVGLPALQLLDLSQNQITTLHGGVFQPLANLSNLDLSSNQLQEITNETFRGLRLLERLYLSHNRIHHIQVDAFDTLESLLELKLEDNQLQALPPLHLPRLLLLDLSHNRIPALEAGTFGMSNIESLKLAGLGLRQLDEQLFLGLRNLHELDISENQLEGAPDVLRGLRGLTRLNLAGNARITQLLPEDLQGLANLQVLDLSNLSLQGLPRDFFSRFPRLREVTAARNPFNCVCQLSWFGQWARESRVMLWSSDETRCHFPPKNAGKLLQHLDYADFGCPATTTTATTARPSTPWPTLPLTSLSPAEPSTQAPTTAPSSGEGPGPLSATAPTGSTGPQLKDCLAYTCLNGGTCRLGAWHRLECLCPEGFLGLHCEVKAKRPTLPPPPTRLPARVSRLSIEQVSATSLRVKLKNYTQTKAQLKGIRLTYRNLSGPDKRPVTLSLPATLSDYTVTQLRPNATYSICIGPLGGARGPDAEEACGEARTAPSVRYNHAPVTQTKEGNLPLMIVPALAALLLGVLAAAGAMYCLRRRGARDKGRGQLGAETGPMELGGVKAPLEDTGPKLPEGVGAPSGGSECEVPLMHYAAGNNNRAPAPKPSYF